Proteins encoded by one window of Cloeon dipterum chromosome 2, ieCloDipt1.1, whole genome shotgun sequence:
- the msn gene encoding TRAF2 and NCK-interacting protein kinase isoform X2: MAQHLAPSVNCSLDDIDLSALKDPAGIFELIEVVGNGTYGQVYKGRHTKTGQLAAIKVMDVTEDEEEEIKLEINVLKKYSNHRNIATYYGAFIKKSPPGKDDQLWLVMEYCGAGSVTDLVKSTKGQSLKEEWIAYICREILRGLSYLHSNKVIHRDIKGQNVLLTDNAEVKLVDFGVSAQLDRTIGRRNTFIGTPYWMAPEVIACEENSDATYDNRSDLWSLGITALEMAESQPPLCDLHPMRALFLIPRNPPPRLRSKKWPKKFHSFIETVLVKDYHQRPYTEQLLKHPFIRDQPTERQVRIQLKDHIDHCKKRKKEKERDDYRYSGSENEEDEPAMAGEPSSIVQAPGDNTLRRNFQQIQEGRAIAQSERDAIQPVPRERSKKGEREEIPDPGPPARPPLPQRLIVVPDPQPPSRPLPLPPRDDHRGADKQQQPPPQRSSQLFKPNDLDALAAQLNELGAAARPNGKLHQVPSSVGGPSAHHPGAANQQAVNVLDQPDSDSDAEEDGRVHNDGTLLASDPPKPLPGENGQGPSNHEAPAPSGGAPNRPLPPTPDDEESGDRTLVHKRKATAAAAAAAAKKAPFTPEDQKLLREWNISKFFQDFNNRLESNNGGKKSAAEAPVAPTHRRVESDLKLRREKSDLFPHRSSLLLALAKQPGQGEPVLTDFRRQQQQPQPIARKQQQNSGPNSGGGGGGGFRPAAADNAAAAPDLKSRRRNSTHGLVALSSFPDSQLSSGAKQRAEMAGGRMSGGDFSRMESPGQLNTPGSRTSSVLPDLLTQASSSPGTPNQRSQDKSTSDEYRQAMSKNPHLQQKQRSFLTFGFGAGGSGTNTGTTGSGGASRRESHVNVNVTPTAHEILSDTPEIRKYKKRFNSEILCAALWGVNLLIGTENGLMLLDRSGQGKVYQLISRRRFQQMEVLEGQNILVTISGKKNRVRVYYLSWLKSKILRTDGGSEQVERRNGWINVGDLQGAVHFKIVKYERIKFLVIALKESIEIYAWAPKPYHKFMAFKSFGELMHRPLLVDLTVEEGTRLKVIYGSADGFHAVDLDSASVYDIYMPKHTQGPITPHCIVPLPNSNGMQLLLCYDNEGVYVNTYGKVSKNIVLQWGEMPTSVAYIGTGQIMGWGNKAIEIRSVESGHLDGVFMHKKAQKLKFLCERNDKVFFSSAKGGSSCQIYFMTLNKPGMANW, encoded by the exons ATGGCGCAACATCTAGCCCCGAGTGTGAATTGCTCGCTGGACGACATCGACCTCAGTGCCCTGAAG GATCCAGCCGGGATATTCGAGCTGATAGAAGTCGTGGGCAATGGAACGTACGGACAAGTGTACAAG GGACGCCACACAAAGACTGGCCAATTGGCTGCAATTAAGGTTATGGACGTCACCGAG GACGaagaagaggaaataaaactAGAAATCAACGTACTGAAAAAG TATTCTAACCATCGAAACATTGCCACATATTATGGTGCGTTCATCAAGAAAAGCCCACCAGGAAAGGATGACCAGCTCTGG ctgGTGATGGAGTACTGCGGAGCTGGCTCAGTCACAGATCTtgtcaaat CTACCAAAGGCCAAAGTTTAAAGGAGGAGTGGATTGCTTACATTTGCCGTGAAATTCTTAGAGGTCTTAGTTATTTGCACAGCAACAAAGTTATCCATCGAGACATCAAGGGCCAAAACGTGCTACTCACAGACAATGCAGAAGTCAAACTTG TCGATTTCGGCGTGAGCGCGCAGCTGGACCGGACGATCGGTCGGCGGAACACGTTCATCGGGACGCCTTACTGGATGGCGCCGGAGGTGATCGCGTGCGAGGAGAACTCGGACGCGACGTACGACAACCGGTCGGACCTGTGGTCGCTGGGCATCACGGCGCTCGAGATGGCAGAGTCGCAGCCGCCGCTGTGCGATCTACACCCGATGCGCGCGCTGTTCCTCATCCCAAGGAACCCGCCGCCACGGCTGCGCTCCAAGAAGTGGCCCAAGAAGTTCCACAGCTTCATCGAGACCGTGCTCGTCAAGGACTACCACCAGCGCCCCTACACGGAGCAGCTGCTGAAGCACCCCTTCATCAGGGACCAGCCCACTGAGCGCCAAGTCAGGATACAGCTCAAGGACCACATTGACCACTGCAAGAAGCGCAAGAAGGAGAAAG AGAGGGATGATTATCGCTATAGTGGCTCTGAGAATGAGGAGGACGAGCCGGCCATGGCTGGAGAGCCTTCCTCGATCGTTCAAGCGCCTGGTGATAATACTCTGAGAAGAAACTTTCAGCAAATCCAG GAGGGTCGGGCGATCGCACAAAGTGAACGCGACGCCATCCAACCGGTGCCAAGGGAGAGGAGCAAAAAGGGCGAGCGCGAGGAGATTCCAGACCCTGGCCCGCCGGCTAGGCCGCCTCTGCCGCAGAGACTCATTG TGGTTCCAGACCCTCAGCCGCCGTCGCGCcctctgccgctgccgccgcgcgaCGACCACCGCGGCGCCgacaagcagcagcaaccgCCTCCACAGCGCAGTTCGCAGCTCTTCAAGCCGAACGACCTGGACGCCTTGGCCGCGCAGCTCAACGAGCTGGGCGCGGCCGCCCGGCCCAACGGCAAGCTGCACCAGGTGCCAAGCAGTGTTGGCGGCCCGTCCGCGCACCACCCAGGCGCCGCCAACCAGCAGGCCGTCAACGTGCTCGACCAGCCCGACAGCGACTCGGACGCCGAGGAGGACGGCCGCGTCCACAATGACGGCACCCTTTTGGCTAGTGACCCCCCTAAGCCTTT gCCTGGTGAGAATGGGCAAGGGCCTTCTAATCATGAAGCGCCTGCCCCGAGCGGAGGCGCGCCCAACAGACCTCTCCCTCCGACACCTGACGATGAGGAGAGTGGCGACCGCACCCTGGTGCACAAGAGG AAGGCcaccgccgcagccgccgccgctgctgctaaAAAAGCGCCGTTCACGCCGGAGGATCAGAAATTGCTCAGGGAGTGGAACATTTCCAAGTTCTTCCAAGACTTCAACAACAGATTGGAGAGCAACAACGGTGGCAAGAAGAGCGCGGCCGAGGCCCCAGTGGCCCCGACGCACCGCAGGGTCGAGAGCGACCTGAAGCTGAGGCGCGAAAAGTCGGACCTGTTCCCGCACAGGTCGTCGCTGCTGCTCGCGCTTGCCAAGCAGCCTGGCCAGGGCGAGCCGGTGCTTACCGACTTCCgcaggcagcagcaacagccgcAGCCGATAGCCaggaagcagcagcagaacaGTGGCCCCAACTCAGGTGGTGGCGGTGGAGGTGGCTTTAGGCCCGCCGCTGCGGATAATGCAGCGGCCGCGCCGGATCTCAAGTCGCGTAGGCGTAACAGCACACACGGACTCGTTGCACTTTCCTCCTTCCCAGATTCCCAGCTGTCAAGTGGTGCTAAG CAACGCGCCGAGATGGCCGGCGGCAGGATGAGTGGAGGTGATTTTAGTCGCATGGAGTCTCCTGGACAGCTCAACACGCCAGGCTCAAGGACTAGTTCTGTGTTACCTGACCTGCTTACTCag GCATCGTCAAGTCCCGGCACGCCGAACCAGAGGTCGCAGGACAAGTCGACCAGCGACGAG TACCGGCAAGCTATGAGTAAAAATCCCCACCTTCAGCAGAAACAGCGCTCGTTCCTGACATTTGGATTCGGCGCCGGCGGCTCGGGCACCAACACCGGCACCACCGGGTCGGGCGGCGCCTCGAGGCGCGAGTCGCACGTCAACGTCAACGTCACCCCGACTGCGCACGAGATTCTGTCGGATACGCCCGAGATCCGCAAGTACAAGAAGAGGTTCAACTCGGAAATCCTCTGCGCTGCACTTTGGG GCGTAAACTTGCTGATTGGAACAGAGAATGGGCTGATGCTCCTGGACAGAAGCGGCCAGGGCAAAGTCTACCAGCTTATTTCTCGGCGCAGGTTCCAGCAGATGGAGGTGCTGGAGGGTCAGAACATTCTGGTCACCATCTCCGGCAAGAAGAACAGAGTCAGAGTGTACTACCTGTCTTGGCTAAAGTCCAAGATCCTGCGGACGGACGGTGGCAGCGAA CAAGTGGAGCGTCGTAATGGCTGGATCAATGTTGGAGATCTGCAAGGTGCTGTTCACTTCAAGATCGTCAAGTACGAGCGCATCAAATTTCTTGTGATAGCTTTGAAAGAGTCGATAGAGATCTACGCGTGGGCACCCAAGCCCTACCACAAATTCATGGCTTTCAAG TCATTTGGAGAGCTCATGCACCGTCCACTGCTGGTCGACCTAACCGTGGAGGAGGGCACTCGTCTAAAAGTGATTTACGGATCTGCTGACGGATTCCACGCCGTAGACTTAGATTCTGCATCAGTTTATGATATCTATATGCCAAAACAc aCTCAGGGACCGATTACACCTCACTGTATCGTTCCCTTGCCAAACTCAAACGGAAtgcagctgctgctgtgctACGACAATGAGGGTGTTTACGTCAACACTTATGGAAAG GTGTCTAAAAACATAGTGTTGCAATGGGGCGAGATGCCGACGTCTGTCGCCTACATAGGAACTGGTCAGATCATGGGCTGGGGCAACAAGGCCATTGAAATCCGTAGCGTAGAGTCAGGCCATCTGGACGGCGTGTTTATGCACAAAAAGGCCCAGAAACTCAAGTTCCTTTGTGAACGCAATGACAAG GTGTTCTTCTCTTCAGCAAAAGGTGGATCTTCGTGCCAGATTTACTTCATGACCCTGAACAAACCGGGAATGGCCAACTGGTGA
- the msn gene encoding serine/threonine-protein kinase mig-15 isoform X7, translating into MAQHLAPSVNCSLDDIDLSALKDPAGIFELIEVVGNGTYGQVYKGRHTKTGQLAAIKVMDVTEDEEEEIKLEINVLKKYSNHRNIATYYGAFIKKSPPGKDDQLWLVMEYCGAGSVTDLVKSTKGQSLKEEWIAYICREILRGLSYLHSNKVIHRDIKGQNVLLTDNAEVKLVDFGVSAQLDRTIGRRNTFIGTPYWMAPEVIACEENSDATYDNRSDLWSLGITALEMAESQPPLCDLHPMRALFLIPRNPPPRLRSKKWPKKFHSFIETVLVKDYHQRPYTEQLLKHPFIRDQPTERQVRIQLKDHIDHCKKRKKEKERDDYRYSGSENEEDEPAMAGEPSSIVQAPGDNTLRRNFQQIQEGRAIAQSERDAIQPVPRERSKKGEREEIPDPGPPARPPLPQRLIVVPDPQPPSRPLPLPPRDDHRGADKQQQPPPQRSSQLFKPNDLDALAAQLNELGAAARPNGKLHQVPSSVGGPSAHHPGAANQQAVNVLDQPDSDSDAEEDGRVHNDGTLLASDPPKPLPGENGQGPSNHEAPAPSGGAPNRPLPPTPDDEESGDRTLVHKRQRAEMAGGRMSGGDFSRMESPGQLNTPGSRTSSVLPDLLTQASSSPGTPNQRSQDKSTSDEYRQAMSKNPHLQQKQRSFLTFGFGAGGSGTNTGTTGSGGASRRESHVNVNVTPTAHEILSDTPEIRKYKKRFNSEILCAALWGVNLLIGTENGLMLLDRSGQGKVYQLISRRRFQQMEVLEGQNILVTISGKKNRVRVYYLSWLKSKILRTDGGSEQQVERRNGWINVGDLQGAVHFKIVKYERIKFLVIALKESIEIYAWAPKPYHKFMAFKSFGELMHRPLLVDLTVEEGTRLKVIYGSADGFHAVDLDSASVYDIYMPKHTQGPITPHCIVPLPNSNGMQLLLCYDNEGVYVNTYGKVSKNIVLQWGEMPTSVAYIGTGQIMGWGNKAIEIRSVESGHLDGVFMHKKAQKLKFLCERNDKVFFSSAKGGSSCQIYFMTLNKPGMANW; encoded by the exons ATGGCGCAACATCTAGCCCCGAGTGTGAATTGCTCGCTGGACGACATCGACCTCAGTGCCCTGAAG GATCCAGCCGGGATATTCGAGCTGATAGAAGTCGTGGGCAATGGAACGTACGGACAAGTGTACAAG GGACGCCACACAAAGACTGGCCAATTGGCTGCAATTAAGGTTATGGACGTCACCGAG GACGaagaagaggaaataaaactAGAAATCAACGTACTGAAAAAG TATTCTAACCATCGAAACATTGCCACATATTATGGTGCGTTCATCAAGAAAAGCCCACCAGGAAAGGATGACCAGCTCTGG ctgGTGATGGAGTACTGCGGAGCTGGCTCAGTCACAGATCTtgtcaaat CTACCAAAGGCCAAAGTTTAAAGGAGGAGTGGATTGCTTACATTTGCCGTGAAATTCTTAGAGGTCTTAGTTATTTGCACAGCAACAAAGTTATCCATCGAGACATCAAGGGCCAAAACGTGCTACTCACAGACAATGCAGAAGTCAAACTTG TCGATTTCGGCGTGAGCGCGCAGCTGGACCGGACGATCGGTCGGCGGAACACGTTCATCGGGACGCCTTACTGGATGGCGCCGGAGGTGATCGCGTGCGAGGAGAACTCGGACGCGACGTACGACAACCGGTCGGACCTGTGGTCGCTGGGCATCACGGCGCTCGAGATGGCAGAGTCGCAGCCGCCGCTGTGCGATCTACACCCGATGCGCGCGCTGTTCCTCATCCCAAGGAACCCGCCGCCACGGCTGCGCTCCAAGAAGTGGCCCAAGAAGTTCCACAGCTTCATCGAGACCGTGCTCGTCAAGGACTACCACCAGCGCCCCTACACGGAGCAGCTGCTGAAGCACCCCTTCATCAGGGACCAGCCCACTGAGCGCCAAGTCAGGATACAGCTCAAGGACCACATTGACCACTGCAAGAAGCGCAAGAAGGAGAAAG AGAGGGATGATTATCGCTATAGTGGCTCTGAGAATGAGGAGGACGAGCCGGCCATGGCTGGAGAGCCTTCCTCGATCGTTCAAGCGCCTGGTGATAATACTCTGAGAAGAAACTTTCAGCAAATCCAG GAGGGTCGGGCGATCGCACAAAGTGAACGCGACGCCATCCAACCGGTGCCAAGGGAGAGGAGCAAAAAGGGCGAGCGCGAGGAGATTCCAGACCCTGGCCCGCCGGCTAGGCCGCCTCTGCCGCAGAGACTCATTG TGGTTCCAGACCCTCAGCCGCCGTCGCGCcctctgccgctgccgccgcgcgaCGACCACCGCGGCGCCgacaagcagcagcaaccgCCTCCACAGCGCAGTTCGCAGCTCTTCAAGCCGAACGACCTGGACGCCTTGGCCGCGCAGCTCAACGAGCTGGGCGCGGCCGCCCGGCCCAACGGCAAGCTGCACCAGGTGCCAAGCAGTGTTGGCGGCCCGTCCGCGCACCACCCAGGCGCCGCCAACCAGCAGGCCGTCAACGTGCTCGACCAGCCCGACAGCGACTCGGACGCCGAGGAGGACGGCCGCGTCCACAATGACGGCACCCTTTTGGCTAGTGACCCCCCTAAGCCTTT gCCTGGTGAGAATGGGCAAGGGCCTTCTAATCATGAAGCGCCTGCCCCGAGCGGAGGCGCGCCCAACAGACCTCTCCCTCCGACACCTGACGATGAGGAGAGTGGCGACCGCACCCTGGTGCACAAGAGG CAACGCGCCGAGATGGCCGGCGGCAGGATGAGTGGAGGTGATTTTAGTCGCATGGAGTCTCCTGGACAGCTCAACACGCCAGGCTCAAGGACTAGTTCTGTGTTACCTGACCTGCTTACTCag GCATCGTCAAGTCCCGGCACGCCGAACCAGAGGTCGCAGGACAAGTCGACCAGCGACGAG TACCGGCAAGCTATGAGTAAAAATCCCCACCTTCAGCAGAAACAGCGCTCGTTCCTGACATTTGGATTCGGCGCCGGCGGCTCGGGCACCAACACCGGCACCACCGGGTCGGGCGGCGCCTCGAGGCGCGAGTCGCACGTCAACGTCAACGTCACCCCGACTGCGCACGAGATTCTGTCGGATACGCCCGAGATCCGCAAGTACAAGAAGAGGTTCAACTCGGAAATCCTCTGCGCTGCACTTTGGG GCGTAAACTTGCTGATTGGAACAGAGAATGGGCTGATGCTCCTGGACAGAAGCGGCCAGGGCAAAGTCTACCAGCTTATTTCTCGGCGCAGGTTCCAGCAGATGGAGGTGCTGGAGGGTCAGAACATTCTGGTCACCATCTCCGGCAAGAAGAACAGAGTCAGAGTGTACTACCTGTCTTGGCTAAAGTCCAAGATCCTGCGGACGGACGGTGGCAGCGAA CAGCAAGTGGAGCGTCGTAATGGCTGGATCAATGTTGGAGATCTGCAAGGTGCTGTTCACTTCAAGATCGTCAAGTACGAGCGCATCAAATTTCTTGTGATAGCTTTGAAAGAGTCGATAGAGATCTACGCGTGGGCACCCAAGCCCTACCACAAATTCATGGCTTTCAAG TCATTTGGAGAGCTCATGCACCGTCCACTGCTGGTCGACCTAACCGTGGAGGAGGGCACTCGTCTAAAAGTGATTTACGGATCTGCTGACGGATTCCACGCCGTAGACTTAGATTCTGCATCAGTTTATGATATCTATATGCCAAAACAc aCTCAGGGACCGATTACACCTCACTGTATCGTTCCCTTGCCAAACTCAAACGGAAtgcagctgctgctgtgctACGACAATGAGGGTGTTTACGTCAACACTTATGGAAAG GTGTCTAAAAACATAGTGTTGCAATGGGGCGAGATGCCGACGTCTGTCGCCTACATAGGAACTGGTCAGATCATGGGCTGGGGCAACAAGGCCATTGAAATCCGTAGCGTAGAGTCAGGCCATCTGGACGGCGTGTTTATGCACAAAAAGGCCCAGAAACTCAAGTTCCTTTGTGAACGCAATGACAAG GTGTTCTTCTCTTCAGCAAAAGGTGGATCTTCGTGCCAGATTTACTTCATGACCCTGAACAAACCGGGAATGGCCAACTGGTGA